AGGCATCAGACATACAATTGAATTGCTGGTAACTGACAATTGCGGCAATTCTACATTATATCGTGATACATTTATATGGTAGAATAATTAATAGCTATAATAGTAATATATGAATAAAAGACTCTTGACTTTTGCTTTCTTGCTGATAGCAGCACTGGCAAAAACTTTTGCCTGTACTAATCTGATTGTAGGAAAAAATGCTTCTGTTGATGGATCAACCATTGTTTCTTACTCTGCCGATTCTTATGGCATGTACGGATACCTATGTCATTATCCGGCAGCTACGTATTCACAAGGAACCATGCTGGATATACATGAATGGGATACCGGAAAATATCTGGGAAAGATAGAACAAGCCAAAAGGACCTATAATGTGATTGGAAACATGAACGAGTTTCAGTTGACTATTGCCGAAACTACTTTTGGTGGACGCCCGGAACTTGTTGATTCAACCGGAATTGTTGATTATGGAAGTTTAATCTATATTACCCTTCAGCGCGCACGTACCGCCAGAGAAGCTATTCAAATAATGGATAATCTGGTACAAGAATATGGATATTACAGCAGTGGAGAATCATTCACTATCGCCGACCCGAACGAAATATGGGTAATGGAGATGATCGGTAAAGGACCAGGTATTCGTGGAGCAGTATGGGTTGCAGTACGCATTCCTGATGATTGTATTTCGGCTCATGCAAACCAGTCGCGTATCCATCAGTTTAATATGGACGACAAAGAGAATTGCATGTACTCTTCGGATGTAATATCATTTGCTCGCGAGAAGAAATATTTCAATGGAGTGAATAAAGATTTTAGTTTTGCCGATGCTTATGCTCCGATTGATTTTGAAGCTCGTCGCTTTTGTGAAGCCAGAGTATGGAGCTTTTATAGAATGTTCAATCCGGAGATGGATAAGTATTTAAGTTACATTCAAGGCACTACTACCGAGCCAATGCCTCTTTATATAAAAGCCCCCAAGAAAATATCTGTACAGGATATTAAGAATGCCATGCGTGATCATTACGAAGGAACTCCGCTTGATTTAACAAAAGACTTTGGTGCAGGCCCTTTCAAGAGTCCATACCGTCTTTCTCCACTCACATTCAAAGTCGGAGATCAGCAATATTTCAATGAACGTCCCATTTCGACACAGCAAACCGGGTTTACATTCGTGGCACAAATGAGAGCTGATAAACCCGATGCCGTTGGTGGTGTGCTTTGGTTTGGAATGGATGATGCTAACATGACAGTATACACTCCGGTGTATTGTTGTACAGACAAAGTGCCTGACTGTTATGCTCAGGGCAAAGGCGATTTTCTTACTTTTTCATGGGAGTCTTCATTCTGGGTATTCAACTGGGTGTCGAATATGATCTATCCGCGTTATAGTTTAATGATCGATGATATGCGTGCAACTCAGAAAGAACTGGAAAATGGATTTAATACCTCTCAGGAAGCGATTGAGGCAACCGCCACAAAGATGCTTGAGACCGATCCGGCCAAAGCAAAAGCATTTCTTACCAATTATTCGGGTATGACCGCACAGACTACAACAGAAACATGGAAGCGCCTTGGCGAATTCCTGATCGTTAAATATAACGATGGAGTAGTGAAACGTATGAAAAACGGTAAATTTGAAAGAAATTCTATTGGGCAACCTGCTCCAGTGATTAGACCGGGATATCCGAAGGATTTTCTGGAAGAGATAGCAAAAACGACAGGTGACCGTTATAAAGTACTTGAATAAGAAATCGTTTAACTCAAAAAGTTAATTGATTAGATAGGAAATATGAGTTGAAAAACTTATTTTTGTATAATTATTAAACTTCTGAAAATAATAATATAAAATAGAAATAGACGTATGAGTAATGAGGAATTAATAAAATTCGTTACAGAGAAAGCAATGAAATGGCTGACTCCGGCTTATGATGCAGAGACACAATCTGAAGTAAAAAGAATGCTCGAAAATGAGGATAAGACAGATTTAATTGAATCTTTCTACAAAGATCTGGAATTTGGAACCGGCGGTTTACGTGGTATTATGGGAGCAGGCAGCAACCGGATGAATATCTATACTGTTGGTGCTGCAACCCAAGGACTGTCTAACTATCTGAATAAGTCTTTCAGCGAATTGAAACAGATTTCGGTAGTTATTGGTCACGATAGCCGTAACAACAGTCGTAAGTTTGCCGAAATTTCTGCAAATATCTTTTCTGCTAACGGTATCAAAGTATATCTGTTTGAAGATCTTCGCCCAACTCCTGAAATGTCGTTTACTATTCGTCACTTGGGATGTCAGAGTGGTATCATCCTCACTGCTTCTCATAACCCGAAGGAATACAATGGTTACAAAGCATATTGGGATGATGGGGCTCAGGTACTGGCACCACACGATGCAGGTATTATTGATGAAGTGAATAAAGTAGCTTCAGCGGCCGATATCAAATTTGAAGGAAATCCGGCATTGATTGAAATCATTGGAGAAGAGATCGATAAAGCTTATCTGGATAAGGTAAAAACTGTATCAATCGACCCGGAAGTAATTGCTCGTCATAATGATTTAAAGATTGTATATACTCCGATTCACGGTACAGGTGTGCATATCGTACCTCGTGCGTTGAAAATGTGGGGCTTTACTAATATTATACCTGTTCCTGAACAAAACGTGATTAGCGGTGATTTCCCAACCGTGAAATCTCCTAATCCGGAAGAACCGGTTGCATTGTCAATGGCTATTGAAAAAGCAAAGGAAACCGATGCAGACTTAGTTATGGCTTCCGATCCGGATGCTGACCGCGTAGGTATTTCATGTAAAGACGATAAGGGAGAATGGGTACTGATTAATGGCAATCAGACATGTTTGATGTACCTTTATTATATCATTACTCAGTACAAGGCGTTGAATAAGATTAAGGGTAACGAGTTTGTGGTAAAAACAATCGTTACAACTGAGCTGATTAAGACAATAGCCGATCGTAACAACATTGAGATACTTGATTGTTACACCGGATTCAAGTGGATTGCTCGCGAAATCCGTCTGCTTGAAGGTAAAAAAGTATATATTGGTGGGGGAGAAGAAAGCTACGGATTCCTTGCTGAAGATTTTGTTCGTGACAAAGATGCTGTTTCGGCCTGTTGTTTGATCGCTGAAGTTGCTGCATGGGCAAAAGATAATGGCAAAACACTATATCAGCTTCTTCAGGATATTTATGTTGAATACGGATTCTCCAAAGAGAAAGGTATTTCTGTTGTGAAGAAAGGTAAGAGTGGTGCCGAAGAAATTAAGCAGATGATGGCTGATTTCCGTAATAATCCTCCTAAAGAAATGGCTGGTTCTAAAATTGTTCTTTATAAAGATTTTAATGCTTTGAAACAAACTAATGCAGCTGGCGAACAGAGTAACCTGGATATGCCCGAGGCATCGGATGTTTTGCAATACTTTACTGAAGATGGAAGCAAGGTCTCTATTCGTCCTTCAGGAACAGAACCTAAGATTAAATTCTATATTGAAGTGAAAGGTGAAATGAAATCTCGTGAAGAATTTGATGACGCAAATGAAAAGGCAGACGAAAAAGTTAAAGCCGTGATGACTTCACTTGGAATCTAAATAAACATGATACTTTATAAAAAAAGCTGCCTCCATAATGGAAGCAGCTTTTTTTTATTGAAGACTCATTTGAGAAGTTATTTTTTGCAGCTACAGCTATTATCAAAGGTAAGGCTTTCATTCCCTTGTTCCTGAGATATCAATATGGAGTTCTCAAAGTGAAATATTGTATTTACGGAGTACCATGTCATTATATAAAGTTGCTCCTTATAATACAGTGTTTCGTGTAATATCTTATCCTTATCATAAAAGAAGGCTGATTTATATGGCTTTCCAAAAATGGAAATCAGCTCTGCTTTACTCATGCCCGGTTTTATCTTATCACTTGTTACAAATATGCTTTTGGTATCATCATTTCGAATAAATGAACCTTTATTCTCTATTTGTGAAGTTACACAACCAGATAATGATACAGAGAATAATAGCAATAAACAGATCTTTTTCATATTATTTTCCTATTTAATATAAGACATTTGATTGCTAATTGAAACTACTCCATTGCCGAAGCATCAAAAGAGAGCGGAAGCAGATCTTCAATCCCTTCAATCAGATAAATGCAATTTTTTCCATAAAGCAAAATGCGGATAGGTTTTCCAAAACGTTTTTCTGTTTCGAGGATTACCTGACGACAAGCACCACAAGGAGGAATAGGAGTTTCTATATAATCACGCTCAGTGCGAGCTGCAATAGCGAGTGTTTTTACTGCTGATTCAGGATATTGAGAATTGGCATAAAAAAGTGTGGTACGTTCGGCGCACAAACCCGAAGGGTAGGCAGCGTTTTCCTGATTAGTACCTGTGACAGTTATTCCGTTTTCAAGTAAAGCGGCAGCTCCGACAGAGAATTTGGAATAGGGTGCATAGCTGCGTTTGGTTGCCTCTTTCGATTGGTCGATCAATCTTTTATCTTCGTCATTCAGTTCGTCGTATTGGCATATTTTTATAACAGACTTGATTAGTAGTTCTTTCATACCTGCGTAGTTTTAAAGGTTTGATAAACAAAGTTAATAAAAGAGATTGGTTTATTCGATTATTTTTATGAATTTTGTGCTTTGAACCAGAATTAAACATAGATTATGAAACTCTCCCGATTGTTATTTGTTTTTGCAGTGTCTACAGCATATTCAGGTATGATGCAGGCACAATTCAGAAACCCCAAATACGTGGCATACGTTAAGCAATACAGTAGCTTAGCAGTGAAGCAGATGAGAACTTACAAAATTCCTGCTAGTATAACTCTTTCACAGGGATTACTTGAATCTGGCGCCGGTGAAAGCACATTGGCAAAAGAATCGAATAACCATTTTGGCATTAAATGCGGTGGGCGATGGAATGGTCCGAGCGTGCTTCATGATGATGATGCCCGTAATGAGTGTTTCCGGGCATACGAGCACCCTGGAGCTTCCTATGAAGATCATTCCAAATTCCTTGTATCAGGTTCACGTTATGCATTCCTGTTTAATTATGAAGTAACCGATTATAAGAGTTGGGCAATTGGTTTAAAGAAAGCCGGATATGCAACAGATCCATCTTATGCAAACCGTCTGATTACCATCATAGAAGATTATGAACTCTATAAATATGACAGGGAGGGACTGGGAAAAGCTGTACGCGATAAAAAGGAATTGGTGATATTCAATTCGCATCAGGCTTATATTGCTAACGATTTACTTTATGTAGTTGCTCGTCGTGGTGATACCTTCGAGAGTATTGCAAAAGAATTTGAAACCTCAGCGCGTAAGCTTATAAAGTATAACGACCTTCAAAAGGGATACACCCTCGAAGAAGGAGATATTGTTTATCTGCATGCCAAGAAAAAACATGCCGCAGAAAAGTATAAGGTTCACGTAGTGCGTGAGGATGACTCTATGCACAGCATTTCTCAACGTTATGGTATTCGCCTTAAAAACTTATACGAACTCAATGCTAAGCCAGGTGAATATGTACCTCAGGTAGGCGATCTTATTTGGTTGCGTTAGTTTTAAAATGCAATTTAAAATAAAAGGCTGTCCATTTGGGCAGCCTTTTGTTTTTTACTTGATTTCGATTTCTTCTTTCATATCAATTTCTTCGCCATTTGAATCGTAGAATAGATATTCCAGGAAGGCGAGTTTTTGATTAGGAATAATCTTAATACCAAATCCGTATTTTATTTGCCACTTATGTTTCAAGGATATTAATCCCTGATTAACATACGCTGCAATATACGGGTGGATGTGCAGAGTGAATTTCTTTACCTTTAGTTTATTTACCAGGTAATCAATTTTATTCTCTAAATTATCTGTAAAGAGGATAGAAGGCTTAATGGTCCCTTTACCGAAACAGGTGGGGCAGGTTTCGCTTGTGTTTACATCCATGGCAGGACGGACACGTTGGCGAGTGATCTGCATCAAACCAAATTTACTTAGTGGCAAAATGTTATGTTTGGCCCGATCCAGTTGCATATTGGCACACATTCTTTCGTAAACTTTTTGCCGATTTTCAGGTTCATTCATATCGATGAAGTCTATGACGATAATTCCTCCCATATCCCTGAGACGAAGTTGTCTTGCCAATTCATCGGCCGCTCCGAGGTTAACTTCCAAAGCATTTCCTTCCTGGCTGTTGGTTCCTTTTGCGCGGTTACCGCTGTTCACATCGACCACATGAAGAGCTTCTGTATGTTCGATAATCAGATATGCACCACTTTTGTAGGAAATAGTCTTTCCAAATGAGGATTTTATTTGTTTGGTGATACCGAAATTATCGTAGATTGGAAGCTGTCCTTTATACAACTTTACGATTTCAGCCCTTTCAGGGGCAATAAGTGTAACGTAATCCTTTATCTCTTCATATACGTTTTTATCGTTGATGTATATGTTTTCGAAAGAAGGATTAAACAAATCACGAAGCAATGCAACAGTGCGACTAGTCTCCTCATAAACAAGAGTAGGAAACTTGGTTGCTTTCTGAACTTTTGTGATGCTCTCTTCCCAATGTTTTAGAAGAACCTTGAGTTCTCCATCAAGTTCGGCAACCCTTTTACCTTCTGCTACTGTGCGCACAATAACACCAAAGTTCTTTGGTTTAATGCTTTGCAGAAGTTGTTTTAACCGGGCACGCTCTTCACTTGATTTAATTTTTTGTGAAACAGAAACCTTGTCGTTAAAGGGGATAAGCACTAGATATCTTCCTGCGAATGAAATCTCTGCTGTAAGTCTTGGCCCTTTGGTTGAGATAGGTTCCTTTACAATCTGTACAACAACTTCCTGACCTACTTTTAAAACGTTGGAGATAGTTCCTTCTTTTTCTATGTCGGGAAGAACAGTTGCTTTGGCAATGGAATTAAGCTTTTTTCTGTCGCTTAGTGTTTGTTTTACGTACTTTTGTAGAGAATTAAATTGAGGACCTAAATCTAAATAATGAAGAAAGGCGTCTTTTTCGTAACCGACATCCACGAAGCAAGCATTTAAACCGGGCATTAATTTTTTTACGCGGCCTAAATACATATTACCCACAGAGAAGGAGATGTTTCTCCCTTCACTTTGAAGTTCCACCAGATTCTTGTCTTCAAGAAGTGCAATGGAAATTTCTTTGGGTTGTACGTCTACTACCAGTTCGCTTGTCACAATATCTTTCTTTATTAGTTAAGTGATGAACAGTAGATTAATATCTATTGTTCATTTGAAGTTCCTCTTTAAACAAAGAACAAACTTCCAAGACATTAGTCTCAACAAGTTTGTTCTTTATTTCTGTTATACAGACTAAAAATTATTTCTTGCTTTTATGTCTGTTCTTTCTTAGTCTTTTTTTACGTTTGTGAGTAGACATTTTATGTCTTTTCTTCTTCTTTCCGCTTGGCATAGCTTCAAAATTTTATGGTTAATACTCTTGTTAATTATTTCTTTACTGCAAGTGTAAATGTCTTCGCAGGCTTGAACGATGGGATATTGTGTTCAGGGATAATGATAGTTGTGTTCTTAGAAATGTTACGAGCTGTTTTCTGAGCTCTTTTCTTTACTACAAAACTACCAAATCCACGTAAATATACATTATCGTCGTTTGATAATGATTCTTTCACTGTATCCATGAATGCTTCAATTGTTGTAAGCACTGTAGTTTTATCAATACCGGTATTCTTGGCAATCTCGTTTACAATATCTGCTTTTGTCATTTTATTAAAAAATAAATGTTATAAGTACTTCTAATTTTTTGGAATGCAAATATATAGCTTTTTAGGTTCTCAAAAAAATATATCCTTAAGATTTTTCTAAAAAAGTAGGCTGATTCCCGTTTATTGCTTTACTTTTGTGGAGAAATGTTATTTTGATTTATGTGATGAGTGATTTTAGTAATAAACTTATAGACTGGTATTCAGTAAATAAGAGGGCTTTGCCATGGCGTGAGACGACTGACCCTTATTTAATATGGATTTCAGAAATCATTTTGCAACAAACACGGGTAGTGCAGGGATATGACTACTTTATCCGATTCGTTGAACGCTTTCCAACAGTAAAATCGCTTGCTGAAGCTGATGAAGACGAAGTGATGAAGTATTGGCAGGGATTAGGCTACTATTCCAGAGCCAGAAACCTTCATACTGCTGCAAAAAGCATCTTGGGTGACTTCCCTAAAAGTTACGATGAGATTCTTTCTCTGAAAGGAGTCGGTGAGTATACTGCTTCTGCAATTTGCTCTTTTGCCTACAACTTGCCGTATGCAGTAGTTGATGGAAATGTTTATCGGGTATTGTCGCGTTATTTGGGAATTGATACTCCGATTGATTCAACACAAGGAAAAAAGTTGTTTGCTTCTTTGGCAGCTGAACTGTTGGATAAATCGAATCCTGGAATCTATAATCAGGCAATTATGGATTTTGGTGCTATTCAATGTATCCCATCTTCTCCGGATTGCAATGTATGCCCATTGGTTGATAGCTGTATCGCTTTTGCCGAGAAACTAACACGTGTGCTCCCTGTAAAGCAAGGCAAGACAAAATCGTCAAATCGGTATTTTAATTATATATATGTACGCATGGGCGCGTATACCTTTATTAATAAGCGTAGCGGAAACGATATCTGGAAAAATCTGTTCGAGCTTCCGTTGATAGAGACAGAGCATCTGCTTAGTGAGGAGGAATTCTATGCTTTACCCCAATTTCAGCAATTATTTACTTCTGGTGAAGAGCCAATGATTCGTTGCCTGGAACGAAATGTAAAACATGTATTGTCCCATCGAATTATTATTACTAATTTTTATGAGGTTGTTTTGTCCGAACATTCAAAATCTTTTTCCAACTATAAGAAAGTCGCGATTAAGGATATTGACCAGTTTGCTGTGTCTAGATTGATACATCTCTTTCTTGAGAAATATTTGTAAATATCATCTGAATATTTGTTTGATGACTAATTTCTGCTTATTTTTGGGCAAAAGATGAACTAATAATTTTTAAAAACAAATCTTATGTCAGTTAATAAAGTGATATTGTTGGGAAACGTTGGGAAAGATCCTGATGTTAGGTATTTGGATAGTGGGGTAGCAGTAGCAAACTTTACTTTGGCAACATCCGAGAAAGGGTATACTTTGGCCAATGGCACTCAGGTTCCTGAAAGGACTGAATGGCATAATATTGTTTTATGGAGAGGATTGGCTGAAGTTGCTGAAAAGTATGTGCATAAAGGAGATAAATTGTACATTGAAGGAAAGATAAGAACTCGTTCTTATGATGATCCTAGTGGTGCCAAAAGATACATTACAGAAATATTTGCAGATAATATGGAGATGCTTAGTCCGAGAGGAGGAGCCCAACCAGGCAATGGAACTTATCAGGCGCCATCTCAAGGTGCACCGATGCAAGCTCAACAGGAGCCTGCACAAGAAAATCCTACAGATGATCTGCCTTTCTAAATTGATGAATTATGTATTTTGAAACATGAACCGAATGTATTTCTTGGTTCATGTTTCAAAATACATAATTCTTCCGATGTTTAACTAAATTCAAAATCTTTGGACTCAGATGCCTTTATATGCCAATTGGCTAATTTTATAAGCGGTATAACCGCACATACACCTTCTTTAGTTGCAGAATTAGAACTATTTATAGCCATATTGCTGTTAATTGTTTCAGGTTTTGTTTCTGCTTCAGAAACTGCCTTTTTTTCGCTTTCTTCCTCCGAACTAAATGTAATTGCACAGCGTAACCATTCTTCTGACAGAAAAATATCTTCGTTGCTGGAAAAATCCGATAGATTACTGGCTACTATTATAGTGACCAATTTGTTTGTCAATGTAGCCATTATCATGTTATTTAACGCTTTCTTTCTGAGCGTTTTTGATTTTGGTGAATACAAAATTATCGGAATCATTTTTTTGACTGTTGTAATCGCTACCATTTTATTACTTTTTAGTGAGATGTTGCCAAAAATATATTCTTCACAACGAAGCCTTTCTTTTTGTCGTTTTGGCGCTCCGATAATTAAAATACTGGAGTTTGTATTTTTGCCGCTTGTTCTGGTTATGACTCGTTCCACAACATTTGCCAATCGACACATGGCTCGGAAAGGATACAATATTTCGGTAGATGAACTCTCTCATGCTCTGGAGCTGACTGATGAAGAAGAGTTATCTGACGAAAAGCAGATCCTTGAGGGGATTATCCGGTTTGGCGGAGAGACAGCAAAAGAGGTGATGACTTCACGACTGGATATGGTCGATTTGAATATTAAGGCTACCTATAAAGAAGTACTTCAGTGTATTATTGATAATGCCTATTCAAGAATACCGGTGTATTCAGGATCAAGAGATGATATCAAAGGGATTCTATATATTAAAGATTTGCTTCCTCACCTGAATAAGAGCGATAATTTCCGTTGGCAATCTCTTATCCGTCCAGCCTATTTTGTGCCGGAGACAAAGATGATTGATGACTTACTTCGCGATTTTCAGGCCAATAAAATTCATATTGCGATTGTGGTCGATGAGTTCGGAGGAACTTCCGGGATTATCACCATGGAAGATATTATTGAGGAGATTGTTGGAGAAATCCATGACGAATATGATGAGGAAGAACGTAATTTTGTCAAGCTGGATAATCATAGTTATATCTTCGAGGCAAAGACTTTGTTGACTGATTTTTATAAGATTACAGATCTGGAAAATGATATCTTTGAAGAAATAGCAGGAGAGGCTGATACTCTGGCAGGTTTGTTGCTCGAAATTAAAGGGGAATTTCCCGCTCTACATGAGGTTCTGCATTATAAAGAATACGACTTTGAAGTCCTGAAAATGGATGAACGCCGCATTTTAAAAGTTAAATTTTCCATCAATGACAACGAAAGAGAAAACTAAACTATTTCAGGGAATATTTTCTTTTATACTGATACTTCTTTTAATGGAAGCATGTTCGCCCTCCAAAAAGAAAGAACCACTAAAAGTGTCCTTCCCGAAGGCTATATATGCCTTGTCAACAGACACTTTACCTTTTACGTTCGATATTTCTAATCAGGCAAAGCTTACCTGGCAAAAGAACAAACCTGGTGAGTATTTCTGCAATGTAGATTATCCTCAGCTGAATGCTAGGCTTTACTGCACGTTTCATTTGATAACACCCGATAAATTTCGCACTTTTGCCGAAGAGAGCCGCAAGATGGCTTATCAACACACTGCAGTTGCCACAGGTATAAAAGAGAAGGCTTATTCAAATGACACGGCTCATAGATACGGAATTCTATACGATATTCAAGGAAAAGTGGCAACCCCCATACAGGTTGCTTTGACTGATAGTAGTCATTACTTCTTTAATGCGTCTCTTTATTTTAATACAATAACCAATGCCGATTCCATTGCTCCGGTGGTGAACTATATCCGTCAGGATATTATCCGGATCATGGAGACGTTGACTGTAAAATCTCACTAAGCGTATGGCTGTTATTGAAAAATACATAGAAGATGATTGCTGTTGGGGAATCTGGAAGATGGAAGAAAACTTTGAGAATTTGCTTCAGCAGTTTAATAATCCCGCTCAGGTTTTAGAGCAGATGCAGCATCTAACAGCTCCTTTCAGGAGATTGGAGTGGCTCTCTGTCCGTGCTCTATTGAAAGACCTTTGCGGAGAAGAAAAACAGGTGAACTATCTTCCTAGTGGTAAGCCTTATCTGGCAGATCAATCTTACCAAATCAGCATCTCGCATACAAAAGGATATGTTGCGGTTATTCTCAATCCAGATAAAAGAGTTGGGATTGATATAGAGCAATATGGCGAAAGAATCCTGAAGCTTCGCTCCAAGTTTCTCAGCGAAAAGGAAATTGCTGCTATCTATTCTGATAAAGAGGTGCTTCACTTGTTGTTGCATTGGTCGGCAAAAGAGACCATGTTCAAGCTCTTGGGAGAAGAAGGGGTTGACTTTAAGGAGCATTTATTAATAGCCCCCTTTATGCCTGAGGATAATGGAAGGTTTGATGCCTGCGAAATGCGAACTGCTAAGCAACAGAAGTTTCGACTTCATTACAGAGTTCATTCGGATTTTGTAATTACTTGGAGCCAGCTTTCTCTTTAATTAGAGCCGGCCGAATTTTCTGCTTGTCGTTGCTGAGGAGAAATAGATTGTTCCCTGAAGGGTTAAACAATGCTCAATTAGTTCTTGAAATAAATGAGAGGTGGAGCAATTTACTGAAGGTATTTATAGACCAATATTCTTCTATTTTCTGTAATCACGACAGTACAGCCTACGCTACAACATATCCTTTGTAGTTTAATGTTCATCTTGCTCCTGCAATCAAAGAGAGATGAAACAATTTGGTGCAGCTGTTTATAGGCCAATATACTTTAAGTTCCTGTAATCATGACAGTTTTATCTATGCTGCAACATAATCCTTTAAAGTTTCATGCTCATTTCGCTTATGTAATCAGCTCCTGAGTAGAAACGGCTCGCTCCCGAATCCTTATAATGTAACTATATTCCAATATTAGTACTCGGCGAACTTTTTAGGATAGCACCTAATATATTAAATTACAGTTTGCTATATTTCAATGAGAGACGAAAATACCGTTCAAAAAACTTCAGTAAATCAGGTGGTAAAACGGGATTAACGGGTAACAACTATTTTCTGATTATTCGTTGCAGTCTTTATCAAATAGACTCCTCTGGCTGGTGTAAACTCAAAACTTTGCATCCCTCCTTCGTGATTCCACTGACCAACAACCGTTCCCTGTAGATTATAAGCTTGCACGATACAAGGATATTCTTCTTCAATGGTGAGACGCCCATCTTGATAAATCGCTTTGGAGTTATTACTCACCTGATTAATTGCCGTAAGTATAACGGATTCTCCCGTCAATTCGGGGTGAAGATCTTCAACTCCTGAAATTTCAGTGGAGATTTCGCCCACACCATTCTCTATGGCTTGGTTCACGGCTGTATAAATCCTAATAAAGTCAACGCCTTTTACCTTCACGCTGTTACCGTTTGCATCGACCGCCCAGTCCAGTTTCAGCTTGCACCCATCTGATATGTTTGGTTGATTATCAGCATAACCATACTCATACGAAGCCATAACCCACTTATTCAGATTACTGTCGAAAGTTCCGTTGTTCTGAAGCCGTGAACCTTGATAGGTCATTGTTTCTGCATTTATCCACTGAGGATAATATGCTTGTGTATGGAAAGTGTTGCGCAGTACGTATCCTTCTCCGGTCTTGTTGTCTGTCCATCTGACTTTATCAGTAGCATTCGCCGGTTTGTAATAGGTAATCTGGTAGTTGTGAATGGTATTCGGGTTATCATATTCCGACCCTTTCAGTTCGTACCAAGTATCGTTGGGCAAACCGTCCTTGTTTGTATCGGCTGATACAAGGACGATTCCCGGTTCTGCGCTTCCATCGAAGGCATTTCCCAGTACTTTGATATCATATTCGCCTTCCTTATTCGCAATTGTATGGTCAAATCCCACAGTTATATAACCGCCAAAAGCGCCTAAACTAACGGTATAATCCTGATTAAAGTAATCCAAGCATTTGGCACACATGGTAGCAGCATTGTC
The Bacteroides sedimenti genome window above contains:
- the mutY gene encoding A/G-specific adenine glycosylase, producing the protein MSDFSNKLIDWYSVNKRALPWRETTDPYLIWISEIILQQTRVVQGYDYFIRFVERFPTVKSLAEADEDEVMKYWQGLGYYSRARNLHTAAKSILGDFPKSYDEILSLKGVGEYTASAICSFAYNLPYAVVDGNVYRVLSRYLGIDTPIDSTQGKKLFASLAAELLDKSNPGIYNQAIMDFGAIQCIPSSPDCNVCPLVDSCIAFAEKLTRVLPVKQGKTKSSNRYFNYIYVRMGAYTFINKRSGNDIWKNLFELPLIETEHLLSEEEFYALPQFQQLFTSGEEPMIRCLERNVKHVLSHRIIITNFYEVVLSEHSKSFSNYKKVAIKDIDQFAVSRLIHLFLEKYL
- a CDS encoding single-stranded DNA-binding protein — protein: MSVNKVILLGNVGKDPDVRYLDSGVAVANFTLATSEKGYTLANGTQVPERTEWHNIVLWRGLAEVAEKYVHKGDKLYIEGKIRTRSYDDPSGAKRYITEIFADNMEMLSPRGGAQPGNGTYQAPSQGAPMQAQQEPAQENPTDDLPF
- the gldE gene encoding gliding motility-associated protein GldE, which encodes MDSDAFICQLANFISGITAHTPSLVAELELFIAILLLIVSGFVSASETAFFSLSSSELNVIAQRNHSSDRKISSLLEKSDRLLATIIVTNLFVNVAIIMLFNAFFLSVFDFGEYKIIGIIFLTVVIATILLLFSEMLPKIYSSQRSLSFCRFGAPIIKILEFVFLPLVLVMTRSTTFANRHMARKGYNISVDELSHALELTDEEELSDEKQILEGIIRFGGETAKEVMTSRLDMVDLNIKATYKEVLQCIIDNAYSRIPVYSGSRDDIKGILYIKDLLPHLNKSDNFRWQSLIRPAYFVPETKMIDDLLRDFQANKIHIAIVVDEFGGTSGIITMEDIIEEIVGEIHDEYDEEERNFVKLDNHSYIFEAKTLLTDFYKITDLENDIFEEIAGEADTLAGLLLEIKGEFPALHEVLHYKEYDFEVLKMDERRILKVKFSINDNEREN
- a CDS encoding gliding motility protein GldD — encoded protein: MTTKEKTKLFQGIFSFILILLLMEACSPSKKKEPLKVSFPKAIYALSTDTLPFTFDISNQAKLTWQKNKPGEYFCNVDYPQLNARLYCTFHLITPDKFRTFAEESRKMAYQHTAVATGIKEKAYSNDTAHRYGILYDIQGKVATPIQVALTDSSHYFFNASLYFNTITNADSIAPVVNYIRQDIIRIMETLTVKSH
- a CDS encoding 4'-phosphopantetheinyl transferase family protein; protein product: MAVIEKYIEDDCCWGIWKMEENFENLLQQFNNPAQVLEQMQHLTAPFRRLEWLSVRALLKDLCGEEKQVNYLPSGKPYLADQSYQISISHTKGYVAVILNPDKRVGIDIEQYGERILKLRSKFLSEKEIAAIYSDKEVLHLLLHWSAKETMFKLLGEEGVDFKEHLLIAPFMPEDNGRFDACEMRTAKQQKFRLHYRVHSDFVITWSQLSL
- a CDS encoding PKD domain-containing protein — its product is MKKILLSIITLLAIQGQAQNKYYITKVLEYVPAPGQFVNVLPAYTSGDNAATMCAKCLDYFNQDYTVSLGAFGGYITVGFDHTIANKEGEYDIKVLGNAFDGSAEPGIVLVSADTNKDGLPNDTWYELKGSEYDNPNTIHNYQITYYKPANATDKVRWTDNKTGEGYVLRNTFHTQAYYPQWINAETMTYQGSRLQNNGTFDSNLNKWVMASYEYGYADNQPNISDGCKLKLDWAVDANGNSVKVKGVDFIRIYTAVNQAIENGVGEISTEISGVEDLHPELTGESVILTAINQVSNNSKAIYQDGRLTIEEEYPCIVQAYNLQGTVVGQWNHEGGMQSFEFTPARGVYLIKTATNNQKIVVTR